A genomic window from Litoreibacter janthinus includes:
- a CDS encoding NAD(P)-dependent oxidoreductase: protein MAKQRMLQFVNVERDMPEKRPPNLRAQDFNEIYSEYATAKAEEQAGRCSQCGVPYCQSHCPLHNNIPDWLRMTAEGRLQEAYELSQATNTFPEICGRICPQDRLCEGNCVIEQSGHGTVTIGSVEKYITDTAWENGWVKPAAPKHERPESVGIIGAGPGGLAAADMLRRQGVQVTVYDRYDRAGGLLTYGIPGFKLEKDVVMKRIDQLEQGGVIFKMNCNVGDDISFAELQKTHDAILIATGVYKSRELPAPGVGAKGIVRAIDFLTASNRKSFGDAVPEFDSGELNAEGKRVVVIGGGDTAMDCLRTSIRQGATSVKCLYRRDKNNMPGSQREVANAEEEGVEFVWLSAPKGFAGDTVEGVMVSKMRLGAPDASGRQSPEVIEGADYVEGADLVIMALGFEPEALPTLWGVPELEVTRWGTVKADFLTHETSLPGVYACGDIQRGASLVVWAIRDGREAAEAIMDQINAAAQVAAE from the coding sequence ATGGCGAAGCAGCGTATGTTGCAGTTTGTGAACGTGGAGCGGGACATGCCGGAGAAGCGGCCTCCAAATCTGCGCGCTCAGGATTTCAATGAGATCTATTCGGAATACGCAACTGCGAAGGCCGAAGAGCAAGCAGGCCGTTGCAGCCAGTGTGGAGTGCCGTACTGCCAGTCGCATTGCCCATTGCACAACAACATCCCCGACTGGCTGCGGATGACCGCAGAAGGGCGCCTCCAAGAGGCATATGAGTTATCTCAGGCCACCAATACATTTCCGGAAATCTGCGGGCGCATTTGTCCGCAAGACCGACTATGCGAAGGGAATTGCGTGATTGAGCAATCCGGCCACGGAACTGTGACCATCGGTTCGGTCGAGAAATACATTACAGATACCGCATGGGAAAATGGCTGGGTAAAACCTGCAGCGCCAAAGCATGAGCGCCCTGAGAGCGTTGGTATCATTGGCGCAGGACCGGGCGGTTTGGCGGCTGCTGATATGCTACGTCGGCAAGGTGTGCAGGTCACCGTTTATGACCGTTATGATCGTGCAGGCGGCTTGCTAACCTACGGCATTCCCGGCTTCAAACTGGAAAAAGACGTCGTCATGAAGCGCATCGACCAGCTGGAACAAGGCGGCGTGATCTTCAAAATGAACTGCAACGTGGGCGACGATATCTCATTCGCGGAATTGCAGAAGACCCATGACGCAATCCTGATCGCGACTGGTGTTTATAAATCCCGCGAACTACCAGCACCCGGTGTCGGGGCGAAGGGTATTGTGCGCGCGATCGATTTCCTGACCGCGTCTAACCGCAAAAGCTTCGGCGATGCTGTTCCAGAATTCGATAGCGGCGAATTGAACGCCGAAGGCAAGCGCGTTGTAGTGATCGGGGGCGGTGACACCGCAATGGATTGCTTGCGCACGTCGATCCGCCAAGGGGCAACCTCGGTAAAGTGCCTGTACCGCCGCGACAAGAACAACATGCCCGGCTCTCAGCGGGAGGTCGCTAACGCCGAGGAAGAAGGCGTTGAATTTGTGTGGCTGTCTGCGCCCAAAGGGTTTGCAGGCGACACGGTCGAAGGTGTGATGGTATCCAAGATGCGTTTGGGCGCACCGGATGCGTCCGGCCGTCAAAGCCCCGAGGTGATTGAAGGTGCCGACTACGTTGAAGGCGCAGATCTTGTCATTATGGCATTGGGGTTTGAGCCGGAGGCACTTCCAACCCTTTGGGGTGTGCCAGAACTTGAAGTTACGCGTTGGGGCACTGTGAAAGCGGATTTCCTGACTCATGAGACCTCTCTGCCAGGCGTCTACGCATGTGGCGACATTCAACGTGGCGCTAGCCTCGTTGTTTGGGCTATTCGTGACGGGCGCGAAGCTGCGGAGGCGATCATGGATCAAATCAATGCAGCGGCGCAGGTAGCCGCCGAGTGA
- a CDS encoding KpsF/GutQ family sugar-phosphate isomerase, whose protein sequence is MENVNSSEQFLSIGRRVVAREAEALNLLAKSLDNTFAQAVDLMLGATGRIIVCGMGKSGHVARKIAATLASTGTPAHFVHPAEASHGDLGMMAQGDVALILSNSGETPELADVIAYTRRFSIPMIAVASKAGSTLMKQCDVALLLPQAEEACGTGVVPTTSTTMTLALGDALAIALMEHRKFTPENFRDFHPGGKLGARLSKVADLMHSGEELPVISMTTPMSDGLITISQKGFGVVGVLTADGNLAGIITDGDLRRHMSGLLDMTAAEVMTANPRTIAPEALAEQAVAIMNDRKITCLFVTKAGNGGTPLGILHIHDCLRAGVA, encoded by the coding sequence ATGGAAAACGTAAACTCTTCAGAACAGTTTCTAAGCATTGGCCGCCGCGTCGTCGCTCGGGAAGCCGAGGCATTGAACCTGCTGGCCAAAAGCCTGGACAACACATTCGCGCAAGCCGTTGACCTCATGCTTGGTGCAACGGGCCGTATCATCGTTTGCGGTATGGGAAAATCCGGCCATGTCGCGCGCAAGATTGCGGCGACCTTGGCTTCCACGGGCACACCGGCGCACTTTGTGCACCCAGCCGAAGCCAGTCATGGCGACCTCGGAATGATGGCGCAAGGTGATGTCGCACTGATCTTGTCGAACTCTGGCGAAACACCAGAACTGGCTGACGTCATCGCGTACACCCGCCGTTTCAGCATTCCGATGATCGCTGTCGCTAGTAAGGCCGGCAGCACCTTGATGAAGCAATGCGACGTCGCACTGCTATTGCCGCAAGCCGAAGAAGCTTGCGGGACGGGTGTTGTCCCAACCACATCCACAACAATGACATTGGCGTTGGGTGATGCCCTGGCCATCGCGCTTATGGAGCATCGCAAGTTCACGCCTGAGAATTTCCGCGACTTCCATCCCGGCGGCAAACTGGGCGCGCGTCTCTCTAAGGTGGCAGATCTAATGCATTCCGGCGAAGAGTTGCCAGTGATCTCCATGACAACTCCCATGTCGGATGGGCTGATCACAATCAGCCAAAAAGGGTTCGGCGTCGTTGGTGTTTTGACCGCAGACGGCAACCTTGCAGGGATCATCACCGACGGTGACCTTCGGCGGCATATGAGCGGCTTGCTGGATATGACAGCGGCAGAAGTCATGACCGCCAACCCGAGAACCATTGCCCCAGAAGCCTTGGCAGAACAGGCCGTCGCAATCATGAACGACCGCAAGATCACCTGCCTATTCGTCACCAAGGCGGGGAATGGTGGCACACCTCTTGGCATCCTGCACATCCACGACTGCCTTCGCGCCGGCGTCGCCTAG
- a CDS encoding alpha/beta fold hydrolase, with the protein MSEEKKLLEFSLLHDMHPLRIEAVEGETSCLIVSFTSVGQERDKWPPKEFVGLASQNGRNHVMCITDISRCWMNSNGMANLIVTKISDYVLENGITKIMAIGTSMGAYNALVLGRKMPLARIICFTPQYSVHPEVLPEEKRWWWFRKQITNWPHKQMDKLPKPPTPIYMFHGDTPDERMHWERFPTAPNLRHYIFRGADHNFVRNLKGSNTLRKIVVAAINDRPGRLGKVVQRAGGLRRADYAEFAMAEAHFKDRKKKTRPGSLDS; encoded by the coding sequence ATGTCCGAAGAAAAGAAACTGCTGGAGTTCTCGCTCCTGCACGACATGCACCCCCTACGGATCGAAGCCGTGGAGGGCGAGACGTCGTGCTTGATCGTCAGCTTCACCAGCGTCGGACAGGAACGGGACAAATGGCCTCCGAAGGAATTTGTAGGTCTGGCCTCGCAAAATGGGCGCAACCATGTGATGTGCATCACGGACATCTCTCGCTGCTGGATGAATTCCAACGGGATGGCCAATCTGATTGTGACCAAGATCAGCGACTATGTGCTGGAAAACGGGATCACCAAGATCATGGCGATCGGGACCAGCATGGGCGCATACAACGCGCTGGTTCTTGGACGCAAAATGCCGTTGGCTCGGATCATCTGCTTTACACCGCAATATTCGGTTCACCCCGAAGTGCTTCCCGAAGAAAAGCGCTGGTGGTGGTTTCGCAAGCAGATCACGAACTGGCCACACAAGCAGATGGACAAACTCCCGAAGCCGCCGACGCCGATCTACATGTTTCATGGAGATACTCCGGACGAACGGATGCACTGGGAGCGGTTCCCGACTGCGCCCAATCTTCGGCACTACATTTTCAGGGGCGCGGACCACAATTTCGTGCGCAACCTCAAGGGCTCGAATACACTGCGCAAGATTGTCGTCGCCGCGATCAACGATCGACCCGGTCGGCTGGGCAAAGTTGTTCAGCGCGCGGGCGGTTTGAGACGCGCGGACTACGCAGAATTCGCAATGGCCGAAGCGCATTTCAAAGACCGCAAGAAAAAAACGCGCCCAGGTTCACTGGACAGCTGA
- a CDS encoding RNA pyrophosphohydrolase — MTPEQISKLPYRPCVGVMLVNQEGLIFAAQRIDSDIAAWQMPQGGIDEGEDPEVAALRELEEETGVPASLVAVESQTADWVPYDLPHHLVPKLWKGRYRGQEQKWFLLRFNGTDDDINIETEIPEFSEWRWVDAETLLGNIVPFKRDVYAKVIEAFRPLL, encoded by the coding sequence ATGACTCCCGAACAAATTTCAAAGCTGCCCTACCGACCCTGTGTGGGGGTTATGCTCGTCAATCAAGAGGGGTTAATATTTGCCGCCCAGCGTATCGATAGCGATATTGCGGCGTGGCAAATGCCCCAAGGCGGCATAGACGAAGGCGAAGACCCCGAGGTCGCTGCCCTTCGAGAGTTAGAAGAAGAAACCGGCGTGCCGGCCAGTCTCGTCGCAGTCGAAAGCCAAACAGCAGACTGGGTTCCCTACGACCTGCCGCATCACCTGGTACCTAAACTCTGGAAGGGTCGATATCGCGGCCAAGAGCAGAAATGGTTCCTTCTGCGGTTCAACGGCACCGATGACGACATTAACATCGAAACTGAGATCCCGGAATTTTCTGAATGGCGTTGGGTAGATGCTGAAACACTGCTCGGCAATATCGTGCCGTTCAAGCGTGACGTGTACGCGAAAGTGATCGAAGCCTTTCGGCCCCTCCTGTAA
- a CDS encoding undecaprenyl-diphosphate phosphatase, whose amino-acid sequence MSLFHLILVALIQGLTEFLPVSSSGHLILLPGLTGMDDQGQAIDVAVHLGTLFAVIIFFWADVRIALGGIGRLMRGKVDTQGARLALYLAIATVPVLVFGLALKLTGMDELLRSVALIGWTMLIFGLVLYWTDQRGATSKTAPEWSRKDAIIMGLWQAIALIPGTSRSGATISGARQLGYAREDAAKLSMLMSIPTIIASGAVLGAEVMSDASMELAKDAAIAAVFAFVAALFALSLMMKLLKSVSFTPYVIYRIILGIALLAFAYS is encoded by the coding sequence ATGTCCCTATTTCACTTAATCCTTGTGGCGCTGATTCAGGGGCTTACCGAGTTCTTACCGGTGTCATCGTCAGGTCATTTGATTCTACTTCCGGGCCTCACTGGCATGGATGATCAAGGCCAAGCGATCGACGTAGCGGTCCATTTAGGCACGCTTTTTGCAGTGATTATTTTCTTCTGGGCCGATGTCAGAATCGCTCTTGGCGGCATCGGCAGGTTAATGAGGGGAAAAGTCGACACGCAAGGCGCTCGACTTGCCCTATACCTCGCAATTGCAACTGTTCCTGTCCTTGTTTTCGGGCTGGCCCTAAAGCTGACCGGGATGGACGAGCTTTTGCGTTCGGTCGCTCTCATCGGATGGACGATGCTGATTTTCGGGCTGGTCCTGTATTGGACCGACCAGAGGGGCGCGACATCCAAAACCGCGCCTGAGTGGTCTCGAAAAGACGCGATCATCATGGGACTGTGGCAAGCAATCGCGTTAATTCCAGGAACGTCACGGTCCGGTGCGACCATCTCGGGCGCCCGCCAGCTCGGCTATGCCAGAGAAGACGCAGCCAAGCTATCAATGCTCATGTCGATTCCGACCATCATCGCGTCGGGTGCGGTGTTGGGCGCAGAGGTGATGTCAGACGCAAGCATGGAACTGGCAAAGGATGCAGCAATCGCAGCTGTCTTCGCCTTCGTCGCGGCATTGTTTGCGCTGAGCCTGATGATGAAATTGCTGAAATCAGTCAGCTTCACGCCATATGTAATCTACCGCATCATCTTGGGGATTGCCTTGTTGGCTTTCGCCTACTCGTGA
- the gltB gene encoding glutamate synthase large subunit: MTKFDQDWVAREEEKRRWMAENSLYRDEDEHASCGVGLVVSIDGKKSRKVVENGINALKAVWHRGAVDADGKTGDGAGIHVQIPVKFFYDQIERTGHKPNKDQLIAVGQVFLPRTDHGAQETCRTIIETEVLRMGYYIYGWRHVPVNIRVLGEKANATRPEIEQILISNAKGVEEEEFERDLYVIRRRIEKAALAAQVPTLYLASLSCRSIIYKGMMLAEQVAEFYPDLMDERFESAFAIYHQRYSTNTFPQWWLAQPFRMLAHNGEINTLKGNLNWMKSHEIRMASGAFEDRAEDIKPIVPGGSSDSAALDAVFEVLVRAGRSAPMAKTMLVPESWSKQAVEMPKAWQDMYSYCNSVMEPWDGPAALAMTDGRWVCAGLDRNGLRPMRYAVTGDGLLIAGSETGMVPFDEATVREKGALGPGQMIGVHMGKGVLYHDEELKDKMSAALPFGEWVGKITDLDEITLDVQEQPLFTGPELRKRQIAAGYSLEELEQILAPMADDGKEALASMGDDTPSAVLSKKYRPLSHFFRQNFSQVTNPPIDSLREFRVMSLKTRFGNLKNVLDEDSSQTEILVLDSPFVGNAQFEKLIEQFNAEMVTIDCTFPADGTQNSLRDALERIRNEAEDAVRSGAGHIVLTDQEQSEDRIAMPMILATSAVHSWLTRKGLRTFCSLNTRSAECIDPHYFAVLIGCGATTVNAYLAEDSLADRIERGLLEGSLTEAVARYRNAIDQGLLKIMAKMGISVISSYRGGLNFEAVGLSRAMVAEFFPGMHSRISGIGVAGIQKKAAEVHAAGWRSETSVLPIGGFYKSRRSGEKHAWEAQTMHMLQAACTRASYDMWKQFSQTMQANPPIHLRDLLDIKPLGEPISVDEVESITSIRKRFVTPGMSLGALSPEAHKTLNVAMNRIGAKSDSGEGGEDPAHFVPEPNGDNPSAKIKQVASGRFGVTAEYLNHCEELEIKVAQGAKPGEGGQLPGMKVTDLIARLRHSTKGVTLISPPPHHDIYSIEDLAQLIYDLKQINPRCKVTVKLVAASGVGTIAAGVAKAKADVILISGHNGGTGASPATSIKYAGLPWEMGLTEAHQVLAMNNLRGRVTLRTDGGLRTGRDIVMAAMMGAEEYGIGTAALIAMGCIMVRQCQSNTCPVGVCTQDEELRKKFTGNADKVVNLITFYATEVREILASIGARSLSEVIGRADLLTQVSRGSAHLDDLDLNPLLITVDGAERIVYDRSKERNAVPDTLDAQIVNDAQPFFKDGEKMQLSYAVQNTLRTIGTRASSHIVQRFGMRNDLQTDHLTVKLTGSAGQSLGAFAAPGLKLEVFGDANDYVGKGLSGGRIVVRPTQNSPLKADDNTIIGNTVLYGATDGYLFAAGRAGERFGVRNSGAKVVIEGCGTNGCEYMTGGVAVILGSIGANFGAGMTGGMAYLYDPEGQSDALMNMETLVTCPVTVDHWEAELKGLIQEHERETGSLKAARILQDWEEEKANFVQICPKEMLIHIPAPLSLEEKAVPAE; this comes from the coding sequence ATGACCAAGTTTGACCAAGACTGGGTGGCCCGCGAGGAAGAGAAACGCCGCTGGATGGCGGAGAACTCGCTCTATCGCGATGAAGACGAACACGCATCTTGTGGCGTGGGTCTTGTGGTTTCCATCGATGGTAAGAAATCTCGCAAAGTAGTCGAGAATGGGATCAACGCGCTGAAAGCCGTTTGGCACCGCGGTGCTGTGGACGCAGATGGCAAAACCGGCGATGGCGCTGGCATCCATGTGCAAATTCCGGTGAAGTTTTTCTACGACCAGATCGAGCGCACTGGGCACAAGCCCAACAAAGACCAACTGATTGCTGTCGGTCAAGTTTTCTTGCCACGCACAGATCATGGCGCTCAAGAGACGTGCCGGACAATTATCGAAACCGAAGTGCTGCGGATGGGCTACTACATCTACGGCTGGCGGCATGTTCCGGTGAACATTCGTGTTCTGGGCGAGAAAGCAAACGCGACGCGTCCTGAGATCGAGCAGATCCTGATCTCGAACGCTAAGGGCGTTGAGGAAGAAGAGTTCGAGCGCGACCTTTACGTGATCCGCCGTCGAATCGAGAAGGCTGCGCTGGCTGCTCAGGTTCCGACACTCTATCTAGCCTCATTGTCTTGCCGTTCGATTATCTACAAAGGCATGATGCTGGCCGAGCAGGTTGCAGAGTTTTATCCGGACCTGATGGACGAGCGTTTCGAGTCTGCGTTCGCGATCTACCACCAGCGGTATTCAACGAACACGTTCCCGCAGTGGTGGCTGGCTCAACCGTTCCGCATGTTGGCGCACAATGGCGAGATCAATACGCTGAAGGGCAACCTGAACTGGATGAAGTCCCACGAAATCCGCATGGCCTCCGGTGCGTTCGAAGATCGTGCAGAAGACATCAAACCAATCGTTCCGGGTGGTTCGTCTGACTCTGCTGCTCTGGATGCAGTTTTCGAGGTGCTGGTTCGTGCCGGTCGTTCCGCGCCGATGGCGAAAACCATGCTGGTGCCCGAGTCTTGGTCCAAGCAAGCGGTCGAAATGCCGAAAGCATGGCAGGACATGTACTCGTATTGCAACTCTGTGATGGAACCATGGGATGGCCCCGCCGCATTGGCTATGACTGATGGGCGCTGGGTTTGCGCCGGACTGGACCGTAACGGTTTGCGCCCGATGCGTTATGCCGTCACAGGTGACGGCCTTCTGATTGCTGGGTCTGAGACCGGTATGGTTCCGTTTGACGAAGCCACGGTGCGCGAAAAGGGCGCTTTGGGGCCAGGTCAGATGATCGGGGTCCATATGGGTAAAGGCGTTCTTTATCACGACGAAGAACTGAAAGATAAAATGTCCGCCGCACTTCCGTTTGGGGAGTGGGTCGGCAAAATCACCGATCTGGACGAGATCACCTTGGACGTACAAGAACAGCCGCTCTTTACTGGTCCAGAGTTGCGTAAACGCCAGATTGCAGCAGGCTATTCGCTGGAAGAGCTGGAACAAATCCTCGCGCCAATGGCGGATGACGGGAAAGAGGCGTTGGCGTCTATGGGCGACGACACGCCATCTGCTGTGCTGTCGAAGAAGTATCGCCCGCTGAGCCATTTCTTCCGTCAGAATTTTTCGCAGGTCACCAACCCGCCGATCGACTCGCTGCGCGAGTTCCGCGTGATGAGCCTGAAAACGCGGTTTGGAAACCTTAAGAACGTGCTGGACGAGGATTCTTCGCAGACCGAAATTCTCGTGCTCGACAGCCCGTTCGTCGGCAATGCTCAGTTTGAAAAGCTAATCGAACAGTTCAACGCCGAGATGGTCACGATTGACTGCACATTCCCTGCCGATGGGACGCAGAATAGCCTTCGTGACGCGTTGGAGCGAATCCGTAACGAGGCAGAAGACGCCGTGCGTTCCGGTGCCGGACACATCGTACTGACGGATCAGGAGCAAAGCGAAGACCGCATTGCAATGCCGATGATCCTTGCGACGTCGGCTGTGCACAGCTGGCTAACACGCAAAGGGCTTCGGACGTTCTGTTCTTTGAACACCCGCAGCGCCGAGTGTATCGATCCTCACTACTTCGCGGTTCTGATTGGTTGCGGTGCGACGACTGTGAATGCCTATCTGGCCGAAGATTCTCTTGCCGACCGTATCGAACGCGGCTTGCTTGAAGGGTCCCTGACAGAGGCGGTCGCACGCTATCGAAATGCGATTGACCAAGGCTTGCTGAAGATCATGGCGAAGATGGGGATTTCGGTGATTTCCTCCTACCGCGGTGGTCTGAACTTTGAGGCAGTTGGACTATCACGCGCTATGGTTGCGGAATTCTTCCCCGGAATGCACTCACGGATTTCCGGTATCGGTGTCGCTGGCATCCAGAAAAAGGCTGCAGAAGTTCACGCGGCAGGATGGCGCTCCGAGACAAGCGTTCTTCCTATCGGGGGTTTCTACAAATCCCGCCGCTCTGGCGAGAAGCACGCGTGGGAAGCGCAAACGATGCATATGCTGCAAGCGGCCTGCACCCGTGCGTCCTATGATATGTGGAAACAGTTTAGTCAGACCATGCAAGCAAATCCGCCGATCCATCTTCGTGATTTGCTGGATATCAAACCACTTGGTGAGCCGATTTCTGTGGACGAGGTGGAATCAATTACATCCATCCGCAAACGTTTTGTGACGCCTGGCATGTCCTTGGGGGCGCTGTCTCCCGAGGCGCACAAAACCTTGAACGTCGCCATGAACCGGATCGGCGCGAAGTCGGACTCCGGCGAAGGTGGGGAAGATCCTGCGCATTTCGTCCCAGAGCCTAATGGCGACAACCCGTCTGCGAAGATCAAGCAGGTGGCGTCGGGTCGTTTTGGTGTTACCGCTGAATACCTGAACCATTGTGAAGAGCTTGAAATCAAGGTCGCGCAAGGCGCGAAGCCGGGCGAAGGCGGGCAGCTTCCAGGCATGAAGGTCACCGACCTGATCGCGCGACTGCGGCATTCGACCAAGGGCGTGACACTGATTTCACCTCCTCCACACCACGATATCTATTCGATCGAGGACTTGGCGCAGCTGATCTATGACCTCAAGCAGATCAACCCGCGCTGTAAAGTGACCGTCAAGCTGGTTGCGGCGTCCGGTGTTGGCACGATTGCTGCAGGTGTTGCGAAAGCCAAAGCCGACGTGATCCTAATCTCTGGCCACAATGGCGGTACAGGGGCTTCTCCGGCAACGTCCATCAAGTACGCTGGCCTGCCTTGGGAAATGGGTCTGACCGAAGCGCATCAGGTTCTGGCGATGAACAACCTTCGGGGCCGCGTGACTTTGCGGACCGATGGCGGCCTGCGCACAGGGCGTGACATCGTTATGGCAGCGATGATGGGTGCCGAAGAATACGGCATCGGCACTGCGGCGCTGATTGCAATGGGCTGTATCATGGTGCGTCAGTGCCAATCCAATACCTGCCCGGTCGGCGTGTGTACGCAGGATGAAGAACTGCGCAAGAAGTTCACAGGCAACGCCGACAAGGTTGTGAATCTCATCACTTTCTACGCGACAGAAGTTCGTGAGATATTGGCATCGATCGGTGCCCGGTCTTTGAGCGAAGTCATTGGCCGTGCAGACCTGCTGACACAGGTTTCACGTGGTTCGGCGCACCTTGACGATCTGGACTTGAACCCGCTGTTGATCACCGTCGACGGGGCCGAGCGTATTGTCTACGACCGCTCGAAAGAGCGTAACGCTGTGCCTGACACGCTCGACGCGCAAATCGTGAATGACGCTCAGCCATTCTTTAAGGATGGTGAGAAGATGCAGTTGTCTTATGCAGTGCAGAACACCTTGCGCACCATTGGCACGCGCGCCTCTAGCCACATCGTGCAACGCTTCGGAATGCGCAACGATCTGCAGACCGACCATTTGACGGTCAAGCTGACGGGTTCCGCCGGGCAGTCCCTTGGGGCCTTTGCCGCGCCGGGATTGAAGCTGGAGGTCTTTGGCGATGCCAATGATTATGTTGGCAAAGGCTTGTCGGGCGGGCGGATCGTGGTGCGCCCTACGCAAAACAGCCCACTAAAAGCAGATGATAACACGATCATCGGTAACACAGTGCTTTACGGCGCGACGGATGGCTATCTGTTTGCCGCGGGACGCGCGGGAGAACGCTTTGGTGTGCGGAACTCTGGTGCAAAGGTCGTGATCGAAGGCTGCGGCACAAACGGGTGTGAGTATATGACCGGCGGTGTTGCCGTGATCCTTGGCTCTATCGGTGCGAATTTCGGGGCGGGTATGACCGGTGGTATGGCGTATCTTTACGACCCAGAAGGTCAGTCCGATGCGCTCATGAATATGGAGACGTTGGTGACATGCCCAGTCACTGTGGACCACTGGGAAGCTGAGCTTAAGGGCCTGATCCAAGAGCATGAGCGTGAAACCGGCAGCTTGAAGGCCGCACGTATCCTGCAAGATTGGGAAGAGGAAAAAGCGAACTTCGTGCAGATTTGCCCGAAAGAAATGCTGATCCACATCCCCGCTCCGCTTAGCCTTGAGGAAAAAGCTGTTCCGGCTGAGTAA
- a CDS encoding complex I NDUFA9 subunit family protein — MSKIVTIYGGSGFVGRYIARRIAKEGWRVRVAVRRPNEAIFVKPYGAVGQVEPVLCNIRDDASVRAAMHGADAVVNCVGILAPSGKNGFDAVQHEGAERIARLAREEGVAHLVHVSAIGADKDSDSSYAQTKALGEEGVLENFPHAVILRPSIVFGPEDDFFNRFASMSRFGPVLPVVGADTKFQPVYVDDVAQAAVQGILGRAAAGTYELGGPEVATFRELMHTMLDVVRRRRLIVNIPFFVASIMGTSFDILKAVSGGLIAGPLTRDQVRNLAKDNVVADGAKGFADLNIEPTALEAILPNYLWRFRPSGQYDAIKESARNLRSDHE; from the coding sequence ATGTCGAAGATCGTCACAATTTACGGTGGATCAGGTTTTGTCGGGCGCTACATTGCGCGCCGAATTGCCAAGGAAGGCTGGCGTGTTCGGGTCGCAGTGCGTCGACCGAACGAAGCGATTTTCGTAAAGCCCTATGGCGCTGTAGGTCAGGTCGAACCTGTCCTGTGCAACATTCGTGATGACGCGTCGGTACGCGCTGCCATGCATGGCGCTGATGCAGTCGTGAACTGTGTGGGCATTCTGGCCCCGTCCGGAAAGAACGGCTTTGATGCGGTTCAACACGAAGGCGCAGAGCGCATCGCGCGTCTTGCGCGTGAAGAAGGCGTAGCTCATTTGGTTCACGTGTCGGCCATCGGCGCCGATAAGGATAGCGACAGCAGTTACGCTCAAACCAAGGCGCTGGGCGAGGAGGGTGTTCTGGAGAACTTCCCGCATGCCGTGATCCTTCGCCCATCTATTGTGTTCGGACCTGAGGATGACTTCTTTAACCGTTTCGCCTCGATGTCGCGGTTCGGGCCCGTTCTTCCTGTGGTTGGCGCGGACACCAAGTTTCAGCCTGTTTATGTCGATGACGTCGCACAAGCAGCGGTTCAGGGTATTCTGGGGCGCGCGGCCGCAGGTACATATGAGCTGGGCGGCCCTGAGGTCGCGACGTTCCGAGAGCTGATGCACACGATGTTGGATGTGGTCCGTCGTCGCCGGTTGATCGTGAACATTCCATTTTTCGTCGCCAGCATTATGGGCACGAGTTTTGACATCCTGAAAGCGGTGAGTGGCGGGTTGATTGCTGGCCCACTGACCCGGGATCAAGTTCGTAACCTTGCCAAAGACAATGTCGTGGCCGACGGGGCGAAGGGCTTTGCGGACTTGAACATTGAACCTACCGCACTTGAGGCGATCTTGCCAAACTACCTGTGGCGGTTCCGCCCGTCCGGACAGTATGACGCGATCAAAGAGTCAGCGCGCAATCTGCGGTCGGATCACGAGTAG
- a CDS encoding ribonuclease D produces the protein MANFLYQGDLPDDLDLGSAVAIDCETMGLNPHRDRLCVVQLSGGDGNAHIVQISIGQTEAPNLCRMLEDPNVLKLFHFGRFDIAALYNAFGAMTAPVYCTKIASKLVRTYTDRHGLKNLLQELLNVDVSKAQQSSDWGAPELTKAQHDYAASDVLHLHKLKTELDRMLEREGRAELAQSCFDFLPTRARLDLAGWPEIDIFAH, from the coding sequence GTGGCAAATTTTCTGTATCAGGGCGATCTGCCTGACGATCTGGACCTAGGCTCTGCCGTGGCCATCGACTGCGAGACCATGGGTCTGAACCCGCATCGCGACAGGCTTTGTGTGGTGCAGCTTTCAGGCGGCGACGGCAACGCCCACATCGTGCAAATTTCAATTGGGCAAACCGAGGCCCCCAACCTTTGTAGGATGCTTGAAGACCCAAATGTCTTGAAACTGTTCCACTTTGGGCGCTTTGACATTGCGGCTCTGTATAACGCTTTCGGTGCGATGACAGCCCCAGTCTATTGCACCAAGATCGCGTCTAAACTGGTCCGCACCTACACCGATCGCCACGGATTGAAGAACCTCCTGCAAGAGTTGCTGAACGTTGACGTGTCCAAAGCGCAGCAATCCAGCGACTGGGGCGCGCCTGAGCTAACGAAGGCGCAACACGACTATGCCGCCTCGGATGTTTTACATCTGCACAAGCTCAAAACAGAGCTTGACCGTATGCTGGAACGCGAAGGACGCGCCGAGTTGGCGCAAAGCTGTTTCGACTTCCTGCCGACCCGCGCTCGGCTGGATTTGGCCGGTTGGCCTGAAATTGACATCTTCGCGCACTAG